Proteins found in one Amycolatopsis aidingensis genomic segment:
- a CDS encoding SDR family oxidoreductase yields the protein MNLPRYPGNVLVTGGASGLGAATVAAVREAGGLPLVIDRAPPAEPVRHVLADVSETGAAEAAVGELAEQAGGRIDAVFTAAGVDACGALDAVPAKDWERVVQVNLLGTAAVVRAALPFLRRSRGTVVTCASTLGLRAVGDATAYCAAKHGVVGFTRALAAETAGEVGVTMLVPGGMDTHFFDDREEQYRPPADAELNQPGHVARTVLFALGQPPGSEVRELVVCCSREGSWP from the coding sequence ATGAACCTCCCGAGGTATCCCGGCAATGTCTTGGTCACCGGCGGCGCCTCCGGCCTCGGTGCGGCCACGGTGGCGGCGGTGCGCGAGGCGGGCGGCCTGCCACTGGTGATCGACCGGGCCCCGCCAGCCGAGCCGGTGCGGCATGTGCTGGCCGACGTGTCCGAAACCGGTGCCGCCGAGGCGGCGGTCGGTGAGCTGGCCGAGCAGGCCGGCGGCCGGATCGACGCCGTGTTCACCGCTGCGGGCGTGGACGCCTGCGGCGCGCTGGACGCCGTACCGGCCAAGGACTGGGAACGGGTGGTGCAGGTCAACCTGCTCGGCACGGCGGCGGTGGTGCGGGCCGCGTTGCCGTTCCTGCGGCGATCCCGTGGCACCGTGGTGACCTGCGCCTCCACCCTGGGACTGCGGGCCGTCGGCGACGCGACGGCCTACTGCGCAGCCAAGCACGGGGTCGTCGGGTTCACCAGGGCGCTGGCCGCGGAGACGGCGGGCGAGGTCGGGGTGACCATGCTGGTCCCCGGCGGGATGGACACGCATTTCTTCGACGACCGGGAGGAGCAGTACCGGCCGCCCGCGGACGCCGAGCTGAACCAGCCGGGGCACGTCGCCAGGACGGTGCTGTTCGCGCTGGGCCAGCCGCCCGGCAGCGAGGTCAGGGAGCTGGTGGTGTGCTGCTCCAGGGAAGGGTCGTGGCCGTGA
- a CDS encoding glycosyltransferase family 9 protein, whose amino-acid sequence MSRAPAVLALRALGLGDLLVVVPALRGLRAAFPDDRIVLAAPEQLREVAELVEAVDELLPTPGLGALDWPGDPPRVAVNLHGSGPESIADLTAVRPQWLISHRNSACPEIEGPGWDEEVHEVRRWCGLLEWHGIPADPADFRLPPPPGPSPAPGAIVVHPGAAYPARRWPAEHYARVAAELGAEGHRVVLTGGAAERDLAAEVAASAGLGEAAVLAGRTGLAELAALVAGARLVVCGDTGVGHLATAFATPSVLLFGPTSPARWGPPPDAHEHVALWSGDQGDPFADRPDPGLLRLTVADVLAGVRRLGVGAGTP is encoded by the coding sequence GTGAGCCGCGCGCCGGCCGTGCTCGCGCTGCGCGCACTGGGGCTTGGCGACCTGCTCGTGGTCGTGCCCGCGCTGCGGGGGCTGCGCGCGGCCTTCCCGGACGACCGGATCGTGCTCGCCGCTCCGGAGCAACTGCGGGAGGTGGCCGAGCTGGTCGAGGCCGTGGACGAGCTACTGCCAACGCCGGGGCTCGGCGCGCTGGACTGGCCGGGTGATCCGCCGCGGGTCGCGGTGAACCTGCACGGCAGCGGCCCGGAGAGCATCGCCGACCTGACCGCGGTCCGGCCGCAGTGGCTGATCAGCCACCGGAACTCCGCCTGCCCCGAGATCGAAGGCCCCGGCTGGGACGAGGAGGTGCACGAGGTGCGCCGGTGGTGCGGTCTGCTGGAGTGGCACGGGATTCCGGCCGATCCGGCCGACTTCCGGCTGCCGCCGCCACCGGGGCCGAGTCCGGCACCGGGCGCGATCGTCGTGCATCCCGGCGCGGCCTACCCCGCCCGCCGCTGGCCCGCCGAGCACTACGCGCGGGTGGCGGCGGAACTCGGGGCGGAGGGCCATCGGGTGGTGCTCACCGGCGGCGCCGCGGAACGCGACCTCGCCGCGGAGGTGGCCGCCTCGGCCGGGCTGGGCGAGGCGGCGGTGCTCGCCGGCCGCACCGGGCTGGCCGAGCTCGCCGCGCTGGTGGCCGGTGCCCGCCTGGTGGTGTGCGGGGACACCGGGGTCGGCCATCTCGCCACCGCCTTCGCGACCCCCTCGGTGCTGCTGTTCGGGCCGACCTCGCCTGCGCGCTGGGGCCCGCCGCCCGACGCGCACGAACACGTGGCGTTGTGGTCCGGCGATCAGGGCGATCCGTTCGCCGACCGGCCGGATCCCGGGCTGCTGCGGCTGACCGTTGCGGACGTGCTGGCCGGGGTGCGCAGGCTCGGCGTCGGGGCGGGGACGCCATGA